A genomic region of Glycine max cultivar Williams 82 chromosome 15, Glycine_max_v4.0, whole genome shotgun sequence contains the following coding sequences:
- the LOC121173588 gene encoding zinc finger CCCH domain-containing protein 48 isoform X1, whose protein sequence is MDTKFARRTERIGSTTCSYWRAGRCNRNPCRFLHIETPSLPAACGYGNTAYSYGKKPHSSSENTPKYGSKKALLGDNGDRGDATRVAKAFKKSSPRICKYWINNNCVHGEQCLYLHSWFRGDGFSTVTKLHEHKKVITGIALPVGSDKLYSGSTDGTVRIWDCHTGQCAKVINLGAEVTSLISEGSWIFVGLQNAVKAWNIQTMSEFTLDGPKDRVLAMTVGNNTLFACAEDGVIFAWRGSSKADSPFELVASLTGHTKAVVCLAVGCKMLYSGSMDQSIKVWDMDTLQCTMTLNDHTDIVTSLICWDQYLLSSSSDRTIKVWACIEAGSLEVIYTHTEENGVVSLFGMPDAEGKPILFSSCRDNSVHMYELPSFSERGRLFAKKDVALIELGPGGLFFTGDESGLLMVWKWLEVPMVASS, encoded by the exons ATGGATACAAAGTTTGCACGAAGGACTGAGCGCATTGGTAGTACAACATGCTCTTATTGGAGAGCTGGAAGATGTAACAGGAATCCTTGCAGATTTTTGCACATAGAGACACCATCTCTCCCTGCTGCTTGTGGTTATGGCAATACTGCATATAGCTACGGAAAAAAGCCCCATTCCTCCTCTGAGAATACCCCGAAATATGGTTCAAAGAAAGCATTGCTTGGAGATAATGGAGATAGAGGAGATGCAACAAGGGTTGCTAAGGCTTTCAAGAAATCATCACCAAGGATATGTAAATACTGGATCAACAACAATTGTGTACATGGTGAACAATGCCTGTATCTGCATTCATGGTTTCGTGGTGATGGGTTTTCCACAGTAACGAAACTTCATGAACATAAGAAG GTTATCACTGGCATCGCACTTCCTGTTGGATCCGACAAACTTTATTCTGGCAGCACTGATGGGACAGTTAGGATATGGGACTGCCATACTGGTCAATGTGCTAAAGTCATCAATCTTGGTGCTGAGGTTACCTCTTTGATCAGTGAGGGGTCATGGATTTTTGTTGGTCTGCAAAATGCTGTCAAG GCTTGGAATATCCAGACCATGTCAGAGTTTACCCTTGATGGACCCAAAGACCGAGTCCTTGCCATGACTGTTGGCAACAATACACTCTTTGCTTGTGCAGAG gaTGGTGTCATTTTTGCTTGGAGAGGAAGCTCTAAAGCCGATTCTCCTTTTGAACTGGTTGCGTCACTCACTGGGCACACTAAAGCAGTGGTTTGTCTGGCGGTTGGATGCAAGATGCTGTACTCCGGGTCCATGGACCAAAGCATAAAG GTCTGGGACATGGATACATTACAGTGTACAATGACACTAAATGATCATACTGACATAGTCACATCCCTTATATGTTGGGATCAATATCTGTTGTCAAGTTCATCTGACCGCACAATTAAGGTCTGGGCTTGCATTGAAGCAGGATCTTTGGAAGTGATATATACACACACCGAAGAAAAT gGTGTTGTTTCACTTTTTGGGATGCCTGATGCAGAGGGAAAGCCAATATTATTTTCCTCGTGCAGAGACAATTCAGTTCACATGTATGAATTGCCATC ATTTTCAGAGAGGGGACGTTTATTTGCCAAGAAAGATGTGGCATTAATTGAGTTAGGTCCTGGTGGCCTCTTCTTCACTGGAGATGAGAGTGGTTTGCTGATGGTGTGGAAATGGTTGGAGGTACCCATGGTGGCATCCTCTTGA
- the LOC121173588 gene encoding zinc finger CCCH domain-containing protein 48 isoform X2, producing the protein MDTKFARRTERIGSTTCSYWRAGRCNRNPCRFLHIETPSLPAACGYGNTAYSYGKKPHSSSENTPKYGSKKALLGDNGDRGDATRVAKAFKKSSPRICKYWINNNCVHGEQCLYLHSWFRGDGFSTVTKLHEHKKVITGIALPVGSDKLYSGSTDGTVRIWDCHTGQCAKVINLGAEVTSLISEGSWIFVGLQNAVKAWNIQTMSEFTLDGPKDRVLAMTVGNNTLFACAEDGVIFAWRGSSKADSPFELVASLTGHTKAVVCLAVGCKMLYSGSMDQSIKVWDMDTLQCTMTLNDHTDIVTSLICWDQYLLSSSSDRTIKVWACIEAGSLEVIYTHTEENGVVSLFGMPDAEGKPILFSSCRDNSVHMYELPS; encoded by the exons ATGGATACAAAGTTTGCACGAAGGACTGAGCGCATTGGTAGTACAACATGCTCTTATTGGAGAGCTGGAAGATGTAACAGGAATCCTTGCAGATTTTTGCACATAGAGACACCATCTCTCCCTGCTGCTTGTGGTTATGGCAATACTGCATATAGCTACGGAAAAAAGCCCCATTCCTCCTCTGAGAATACCCCGAAATATGGTTCAAAGAAAGCATTGCTTGGAGATAATGGAGATAGAGGAGATGCAACAAGGGTTGCTAAGGCTTTCAAGAAATCATCACCAAGGATATGTAAATACTGGATCAACAACAATTGTGTACATGGTGAACAATGCCTGTATCTGCATTCATGGTTTCGTGGTGATGGGTTTTCCACAGTAACGAAACTTCATGAACATAAGAAG GTTATCACTGGCATCGCACTTCCTGTTGGATCCGACAAACTTTATTCTGGCAGCACTGATGGGACAGTTAGGATATGGGACTGCCATACTGGTCAATGTGCTAAAGTCATCAATCTTGGTGCTGAGGTTACCTCTTTGATCAGTGAGGGGTCATGGATTTTTGTTGGTCTGCAAAATGCTGTCAAG GCTTGGAATATCCAGACCATGTCAGAGTTTACCCTTGATGGACCCAAAGACCGAGTCCTTGCCATGACTGTTGGCAACAATACACTCTTTGCTTGTGCAGAG gaTGGTGTCATTTTTGCTTGGAGAGGAAGCTCTAAAGCCGATTCTCCTTTTGAACTGGTTGCGTCACTCACTGGGCACACTAAAGCAGTGGTTTGTCTGGCGGTTGGATGCAAGATGCTGTACTCCGGGTCCATGGACCAAAGCATAAAG GTCTGGGACATGGATACATTACAGTGTACAATGACACTAAATGATCATACTGACATAGTCACATCCCTTATATGTTGGGATCAATATCTGTTGTCAAGTTCATCTGACCGCACAATTAAGGTCTGGGCTTGCATTGAAGCAGGATCTTTGGAAGTGATATATACACACACCGAAGAAAAT gGTGTTGTTTCACTTTTTGGGATGCCTGATGCAGAGGGAAAGCCAATATTATTTTCCTCGTGCAGAGACAATTCAGTTCACATGTATGAATTGCCATCGTAA